A part of Misgurnus anguillicaudatus chromosome 6, ASM2758022v2, whole genome shotgun sequence genomic DNA contains:
- the sema7a gene encoding semaphorin-7A — translation MKTRFSVHIKRYLVYRWLFCGVCFQCVFPKDPPNPRLTLDQGDKRLSYDRNCSHTVLFQESNHLFIGGINHVLQVDVDSGQKILKNFTLSSEICAEKSCENVVTVIEQFQNCTFVCGTNGENPRCWKLYPGENYTLTMEGTGISPHTCTQNSLSLVADGDLYAAAPLYNDGTLLQFRRKAGNRISLWMHDQWLSEPTFISSFLAKRNDDTMNEKIYVLFREKNSDTSPEADPWISRVARVCKVDEGGPKQFLQNIWSSFLKARLVCGIPNESLYFNRLQDVFVLHAENWTDSRVYALFSSSWNFTAVCIYSLEALDGVFERSSFKDYNKEIPTPRPGTCVQNSKSLPIPTLQIIKDYPEMNDWIHPIHKDTPFFTSTDSYTKIAVDRVNASDGHVHNVLLLATDKGTILKVLEDDYKAFIISETHLTSGSAPIQSMKLDSERKKLFVGYPDQMAVFDLQRCQDYNASCGDCVLARDPYCAWTEHGCMSQTKGIQNIANGSTSECSRSLGRIKRDLRSPPLVSLRIQHTVPTDVPFYLSCPVESHHATYRWEHKEKNSTCQKTQSECLFLIPAMTKDDYGTYKCMSHERDYTKVVKEYKLIPEPVLSTAVQRRAQEWISIFVTVVFYICCL, via the exons ATGAAAACCCGTTTCTCTGTCCATATCAAAAGATATTTGGTGTATCGATGGCTTTTTTGTGGAGTATGCTTTCAGTGTGTTTTTCCTAAAGACCCACCTAATCCCAGATTGACACTCGATCAAG GTGATAAGCGACTGTCATACGACAGAAATTGCAGCCATACAGTTTTATTTCAAGAGTCAAATCATTTGTTTATTGGAGGAATAAACCATGTACTACAGGTTGATGTGGACAGTGGTCAAAAAATACTAAAG aaCTTTACCCTGAGTTCAGAAATTTGTGCTGAG AAATCCTGTGAGAATGTCGTCACAGTTATTGAGCAATTTCAAAATTGCACATTCGTGTGTGGAACAAACGGAGAAAACCCAAGGTGTTGGAAACTG TATCCTGGAGAAAATTATACTCTGACAATGGAAGGGACTGGGATCTCACCTCACACATGCACGCAAAACTCCTTATCGCTGGTTGCAG ATGGAGATCTCTATGCTGCAGCTCCTCTGTATAATGATGGGACTCTTCTGCAGTTTCGCAGGAAGGCTGGAAACCGAATCAGTTTATGGATGCATGATCAGTGGCTCTCAG AACCCACTTTCATTTCCAGTTTTTTGGCCAAACGCAACGACGATACCATGAATGAGAAGATTTACGTCTTGTTTCGTGAGAAAAACTCAGACACCAGTCCAGAAGCAGATCCTTGGATATCAAGGGTGGCTCGAGTGTGTAAG GTCGATGAAGGTGGACCCAAGCAGTTCCTGCAGAACATTTGGTCCTCGTTCCTAAAAGCGCGGCTTGTTTGTGGGATTCCTAATGAGTCGCTGTACTTCAACCGTCTGCAGGACGTTTTTGTCCTGCATGCTGAGAACTGGACAGACTCGCGGGTGTATGCCCTCTTCTCTAGTAGCTG GAACTTTACGGCTGTCTGCATATATTCGTTGGAAGCTCTTGATGGTGTCTTTGAGAGATCATCATTTAAAGATTATAATAAGGAAATTCCCACCCCAAGACCAGGAACG TGTGTACAAAACAGCAAATCTCTTCCAATTCCTACCCTTCAAATTATTAAAGACTACCCAGAGATGAACGACTGGATTCATCCTATCCACAAAGACACACCTTTCTTCACAAGCACCGACAGCTATACGAAGATAGCGGTTGACAGAGTCAACGCTTCTGATGGACACGTACACAATGTGCTCTTGCTGGCCACAG ACAAAGGCACGATCCTCAAAGTCCTGGAGGATGACTACAAAGCCTTCATCATCTCAGAAACACATCTGACCAGTGGCTCAGCACCCATACAGTCTATGAAACTTGACTCTGAAAGG AAAAAGCTGTTTGTAGGATATCCCGATCAGATGGCTGTGTTTGACCTGCAAAGATGTCAGGACTACAATGCATCCTGTGGGGATTGTGTCCTTGCACGTGATCCCTACTGCGCTTGGACCGAACACGGCTGCATGTCGCAAACAAA AGGAATACAAAATATTGCTAACGGAAGCACAAGTGAATGCAGCAGAAGTCTAG GAAGAATCAAACGAGACCTGCGCTCACCGCCACTCGTTTCTTTAAGAATTCAACACACTGTGCCCACTGATGTTCCCTTTTACCTCTCCTGCCCTGTCGAGTCCCATCATGCAACTTACAGGTGGGAACATAAAGAAAAGAACAGCACATGCCAGAAGACCCAATCAGAATGCCTCTTTCTCATACCAGCAATGACAAAAGACGACTACGGCACTTACAAATGCATGTCCCACGAACGCGATTACACCAAAGTTGTAAAGGAATATAAGCTGATTCCTGAGCCTGTTTTAAGCACTGCTGTACAGCGTAGAGCTCAAGAATGGATTTCGATATTTGTTACCGTTGTCTTTTATATTTGCTGCCTTTAA
- the commd4 gene encoding COMM domain-containing protein 4, which translates to MRFRFCGDLDCPDWVLAEISTLARVSSVKMKLLCVQVIKDLLDEGIDYDKVSKLTSDAKFESGDIKASIAVLGFILSNAAKHDVDSESLSSELQQLGLPKEHTTGLCKSYEEKHNALQEKLRESSLRLGRLEAVNWRVDYTLSSSELKEVNEPTIQLRLQSQNPETDSTETTVISVSADKFRVLLTELKQAQAIMNGLQ; encoded by the exons ATG CGGTTCCGATTTTGTGGAGATCTGGACTGTCCTGACTGGGTGCTTGCAGAAATTAGCACCCTAGCAAGAGTG TCTAGCGTCAAGATGAAACTTCTTTGTGTGCAAGTCATTAAAGATCTGCTTGATGAGGGCATCGAT TATGACAAAGTTTCAAAACTAACGTCAGATGCGAAATTTG AAAGTGGAGATATCAAAGCCAGTATAGCTGTCCTGGGCTTTATTCTGTCCAATGCTGCAAAACATGATGTAGACAGTGAATCTCTCTCTAGTGAACTACAGCAACTTGGTCTGCCTAAAG AGCACACCACAGGATTGTGTAAATCATATGAGGAGAAGCACAATGCTTTACAGGAGAAACTGAGAGAGAGCAGCTTACGCT TGGGTCGCCTAGAAGCGGTGAACTGGAGGGTAGATTACACCCTAAGTTCCAGTGAACTAAAGGAAGTCAATGAACCCACAATTCAGCTCAGGCTTCAGTCACAAAACCCAGAAACAGACTCAACAGAGACCACTGTCATCTCAGTCAGTGCTGACAAGTTCAGAGTACTGTTAACAG AGCTCAAACAAGCACAGGCTATCATGAATGGGCTGCAGTGA
- the neil1 gene encoding endonuclease 8-like 1 — protein sequence MPEGPELHLASLFVNRMCEGVVFTGAVEKSDVSKCPEVPFSCDTYRIKAQSRGKEVRLTLTPIKSDNERKSKTGQPQQPMDVVFRFGMSGSFRFTTVDELPKHAHLRFFTNESPPRALSFVDARRFGSWQPNGTWQAARGPCIMFEYESFRENVLSNLSDKAFDRPICEALLNQMYFNGIGNYLRAEILYRSQIPPFVKARTALQGLESTDEDKKKVKTENAITKTADVAEMGMKTEIPDLLYLCHTVPLEVVKLGGKGYDPQTSDYAPLITWMQCYGVNGMKSIRDRNGRTMWFKGDPGPMAPKGNGKIQKRERDYTVSKKAKKKRTDNASDVKPVKQKEMKNIKKETKSSTSQRRSKSLKCAEKINAEENKRPVRKNHTTGRLSRGTNQDKGQTKKQGTTTKAKTKSVTCRKSTTKAKPQRRSSRAGRKT from the exons ATGCCTGAGGGTCCTGAGCTTCATTTGGCCAGCCTGTTTGTCAACAGGATGTGTGAAGGTGTTGTGTTTACCGGAGCTGTGGAGAAATCTGATGTAAGCAAATGTCCCGAGGTTCCGTTCAGCTGCGATACATATCGCATCAAAGCCCAATCTAGAGGTAAAGAGGTCCGACTCACGCTCACTCCAATCAAGAGCGATAATGAGAGAAAAAGCAAGACGGGCCAACCCCAGCAGCCAATGGATGTGGTTTTCCGGTTCGGAATGTCTGGATCTTTTCGCTTCACCACGGTGGATGAACTTCCGAAACACGCCCATTTACGGTTCTTCACAAATGAGAGCCCACCCAGAGCTCTGAGTTTTGTGGATGCACGCAGATTTGGCAGCTGGCAACCAAATGGGACCTGGCAAGCGGCTAGAGGCCCATGCATTATGTTTGAATATGAAAGTTTCAG AGAGAACGTACTTTCGAATCTGTCTGACAAGGCATTTGACAGACCCATCTGCGAAGCGCTCTTAAATCAGATGTATTTCAACGGGATTGGAAACTACCTTCGAGCTGAAATTTTGTACAG atCACAAATCCCCCCATTTGTCAAGGCCAGAACAGCACTTCAGGGACTCGAGTCAACCGATGAAGATAAAAAGAAAGTCAAGACGGAAAATGCAATTACCAAA ACTGCGGATGTAGCTGAGATGGGAATGAAGACTGAGATCCCAGATCTTCTTTATCTGTGTCATACTGTTCCTTTAGAAGTGGTGAAATTGG GTGGAAAAGGCTATGACCCCCAAACCTCTGATTATGCCCCCCTTATAACCTGGATGCAGTGTTACGGCGTGAATGGGATGAAATCTATAAGAGACCGCAACGGACGAACAATGTGGTTTAAA GGTGACCCCGGTCCTATGGCCCCCAAAG GAAATGGTAAAATACAGAAACGAGAACGGGACTACACAGTTTCAAAG AAAGCTAAGAAGAAACGCACTGACAATGCTTCAGACGTAAAGCCTGTTAAACAAAAGGAGATGAAGAATATAAAAAAGGAAACTAAATCATCCACGTCACAACGTCGCTCAAAAAGTCTGAAATGTGCCGAAAAGATCAACGCAGAAGAAAACAAAAGGCCAGTCAGAAAGAACCACACAACAG GTCGTCTAAGTAGAGGAACTA